A genome region from Aquisalimonas asiatica includes the following:
- a CDS encoding SDR family NAD(P)-dependent oxidoreductase, translating to MSDNAARYPSLDQCVVFITGGGSGIGAEMTRAFHRQGAQVAFVDIDDAASRRVVEELRAETGRAPHYHYCDIRDVAALQEVIAEVGTNLGPVQVLLNNAASDDRHSWQEVDVAYWDERMARNLRPSFFAAQAAAHQMIDAGGGSIINFGSISVQTAIGDLTAYATAKAGTHGLTRSLARDLGAHNIRVNTLVPGAILTERQLNKWIGPEEEAEIRAHQCLKTRLEPRHIAPVALFLASEESFAISGQELPVNGGWG from the coding sequence ATGAGCGACAACGCGGCGCGGTATCCCAGTCTCGATCAGTGTGTGGTGTTCATTACCGGCGGCGGTAGTGGAATCGGAGCGGAGATGACGCGCGCCTTTCATCGCCAGGGAGCGCAGGTCGCCTTTGTCGACATCGACGATGCCGCCAGTCGGCGAGTGGTCGAGGAGTTGCGGGCGGAGACCGGCCGCGCGCCGCACTACCACTACTGCGACATCCGTGATGTGGCCGCGCTGCAGGAAGTGATTGCCGAGGTCGGCACCAACCTGGGTCCCGTTCAGGTGCTCCTGAACAACGCTGCCTCGGATGACCGGCACTCCTGGCAGGAGGTGGACGTCGCCTACTGGGACGAGCGCATGGCGCGCAACCTGCGGCCGAGTTTCTTCGCTGCCCAGGCCGCCGCCCACCAGATGATCGATGCGGGTGGCGGTTCCATCATCAACTTTGGCTCGATCAGTGTGCAGACCGCCATTGGTGACCTCACCGCTTACGCGACCGCCAAGGCCGGCACCCATGGTCTCACGCGAAGCCTGGCCCGCGATCTCGGGGCTCACAACATTCGCGTCAACACGCTGGTCCCCGGTGCCATTCTCACCGAACGCCAGCTGAACAAGTGGATTGGCCCCGAGGAAGAGGCCGAGATCCGCGCCCACCAATGCCTGAAGACGCGGCTGGAACCAAGGCATATCGCCCCCGTTGCGCTCTTTCTCGCGAGCGAGGAGAGCTTTGCCATCTCGGGTCAGGAACTGCCCGTGAATGGCGGTTGGGGCTGA
- a CDS encoding ABC transporter substrate-binding protein, whose amino-acid sequence MMTSEERRETWRNYRGCVAAVATAVALAPAAAIASDDAETTVRLVRVETSDAEEAYDEEVVAAYEAENPDVNVEIEYIANEAYKTRLPTLLQSSQRPDIFYSWGGEGLRDQVDAGFVRDISDEMRDGWKDLYPEGAVRAFTLDDRIYGAPLYATVVGFWANTALTEEAGVDIEAVETWEEFEDAVVALREAGITPAVVGGQDGWPMHFYWGYLATRLAGGHGIEAAQEGADGGFAGPSFVRAAEMLQEFVELDPFQSGFMSSSYERASAMFGDQEAALHLMGDWDYIPHQERSETGEGVPDEDLEFLQFPAVTDGEGNEHTFGGINGFAVTRDAPDEAVDFLRFMLNEENQRKAARTGIFVPVAEGSEEDLETPYARRVAQLLDESEHHQVFLDQALGDSVGATVNDISGDLAQGVITPEEAADQIEEAWQFR is encoded by the coding sequence ATGATGACATCCGAGGAACGCAGGGAAACCTGGCGCAACTACCGAGGCTGTGTCGCGGCAGTGGCGACCGCCGTGGCGTTGGCTCCCGCCGCGGCGATCGCAAGTGACGACGCCGAAACCACCGTGCGGTTGGTGCGGGTCGAGACGAGTGACGCCGAGGAGGCGTACGACGAGGAAGTCGTGGCGGCCTACGAGGCCGAGAATCCGGACGTCAACGTCGAGATCGAGTACATCGCCAACGAGGCCTACAAGACCCGCCTGCCGACACTGCTTCAGTCCAGCCAGCGTCCCGACATCTTCTACAGCTGGGGCGGCGAAGGGCTGCGCGATCAGGTGGATGCCGGATTCGTCCGGGATATCTCCGACGAGATGCGTGATGGCTGGAAGGACCTCTATCCCGAGGGCGCGGTGCGTGCCTTCACCCTGGACGACCGCATCTACGGGGCGCCGCTCTATGCCACCGTGGTCGGCTTCTGGGCCAACACGGCCCTCACCGAGGAGGCGGGGGTCGATATTGAAGCGGTGGAGACCTGGGAGGAGTTCGAGGACGCCGTCGTGGCGCTGCGGGAAGCGGGGATCACGCCGGCGGTGGTCGGCGGCCAGGACGGTTGGCCCATGCACTTCTACTGGGGCTATCTGGCCACCCGACTGGCCGGTGGCCACGGCATCGAGGCGGCCCAGGAGGGTGCTGACGGTGGTTTCGCCGGTCCGTCGTTCGTGCGTGCCGCAGAAATGCTCCAGGAGTTCGTCGAGCTGGACCCGTTCCAGTCCGGTTTCATGTCGAGTAGTTACGAGCGCGCCAGCGCCATGTTCGGAGACCAGGAGGCGGCGCTGCACCTGATGGGGGACTGGGACTACATTCCCCACCAGGAACGCTCCGAGACCGGTGAAGGGGTGCCGGACGAGGACCTGGAGTTCCTGCAGTTCCCCGCCGTGACCGACGGCGAGGGGAATGAGCATACCTTTGGCGGCATCAATGGCTTTGCCGTCACCCGCGATGCCCCCGACGAGGCCGTGGACTTCCTGCGCTTCATGCTCAACGAGGAGAACCAGCGCAAGGCTGCACGGACGGGGATCTTCGTGCCAGTGGCCGAGGGCTCGGAGGAAGACCTGGAGACGCCCTACGCGCGGCGTGTCGCCCAGCTCCTCGACGAGTCCGAGCACCACCAGGTGTTCCTGGACCAGGCACTGGGGGATTCGGTGGGCGCCACGGTGAACGACATCAGTGGTGATCTGGCGCAAGGGGTCATCACCCCGGAAGAGGCGGCTGACCAGATCGAGGAGGCGTGGCAGTTCCGGTAA
- a CDS encoding carbohydrate ABC transporter permease, giving the protein MTTTTETRAQRRPGVARINATAMNGRLSAILLLLPPALILFSLFVVLPMIDASYYSFFSWNGYGRPTDFVGSENYQRLLDHSVFHTALWNTTQLVLVSLFIQMPLALWLALMVYRKTPTNTFFRLVFFLPFILAEVAAGLIWSFVFDGDYGITASLLDALGMDPVYVLADHTWAFPAIMTVIVWKFFGFHMMIYIAALQSVPQDMIDAARLAGAKPRQVALFVQIPMIKHALVVSGFFAIIGSLQIFDIIIPMTNGGPSHSTHTVVTYLYTFGLTRLNMGYGSAAAVVLFFLALAVALLYQRGTSQEGRT; this is encoded by the coding sequence ATGACCACCACGACTGAAACCCGTGCGCAGCGGCGGCCGGGCGTCGCCCGGATCAATGCCACCGCGATGAACGGCCGGCTCAGCGCGATCCTGCTCCTGTTGCCGCCGGCCCTGATCCTGTTCTCGCTGTTCGTCGTTCTGCCGATGATCGACGCGAGCTACTACAGCTTTTTCTCCTGGAACGGCTACGGCAGGCCCACCGACTTCGTGGGCAGCGAGAACTACCAGCGCCTGCTGGACCACTCGGTGTTCCACACGGCGCTATGGAACACCACGCAGCTGGTTCTGGTGTCGCTGTTCATCCAGATGCCACTGGCGCTCTGGCTGGCGCTGATGGTGTACCGCAAGACGCCGACCAATACCTTCTTCCGGCTGGTGTTCTTTCTCCCGTTCATCCTTGCGGAGGTGGCTGCCGGCCTGATCTGGAGCTTCGTCTTCGACGGTGACTACGGGATCACCGCGTCGCTGCTCGATGCCCTGGGCATGGATCCGGTCTACGTGCTCGCGGACCACACCTGGGCCTTTCCGGCCATCATGACGGTGATCGTGTGGAAGTTCTTCGGGTTCCACATGATGATCTACATCGCTGCGCTCCAGAGCGTTCCCCAGGACATGATCGACGCCGCCCGGCTCGCCGGCGCCAAGCCCCGGCAGGTGGCGTTGTTCGTGCAGATCCCCATGATCAAGCACGCCCTGGTGGTGAGTGGCTTCTTCGCCATCATCGGCTCGCTGCAGATCTTCGACATCATCATTCCGATGACCAACGGCGGACCGTCCCATTCGACCCACACCGTGGTCACCTATCTCTACACCTTCGGCCTGACGCGGCTGAACATGGGCTACGGCAGCGCTGCCGCCGTGGTGCTGTTCTTCCTCGCGCTGGCGGTGGCGCTGTTGTACCAACGCGGTACGTCGCAGGAGGGCCGGACATGA
- a CDS encoding carbohydrate ABC transporter permease translates to MTTAMTRNVLRVVTLTLVASLVIGPLLASFFGGFKSTAELRTNPLWFPESWNPEHYIEIAMDGAFWRYLGNSFFIASMTVFLTLVVGAAAAYVFSHMRFFGSKMMLSYLLLGLMFPFAASILPLFIKVRDLGLLDTYWAVILPQTAFGLSLAILLFKAFFDQMPRELFEAACIEGCSYLRFFWSFTLPLSTPILATVGVFVFVQSWNNFLLPLVVLNDRALYTWPLGMMQFQGEYLTEWNMILAFVTLSITPAVIFFLAAQKYIVAGLTGGSVKG, encoded by the coding sequence ATGACGACGGCAATGACTCGCAACGTCCTGCGCGTGGTCACCCTGACCCTGGTGGCGAGCCTGGTCATCGGGCCGCTGCTGGCATCGTTCTTCGGCGGCTTCAAGAGCACCGCGGAGCTGCGCACCAACCCGTTGTGGTTTCCGGAGAGCTGGAATCCGGAGCACTACATCGAGATCGCGATGGACGGGGCCTTCTGGCGGTACCTGGGCAACTCCTTTTTCATCGCCTCCATGACGGTGTTCCTGACCCTGGTGGTGGGTGCGGCGGCGGCGTATGTGTTCTCGCACATGCGCTTCTTCGGCTCGAAGATGATGCTCTCCTACCTGCTGCTGGGGCTGATGTTCCCGTTTGCGGCGTCGATCCTGCCGCTGTTCATCAAGGTGCGGGACCTGGGGCTGCTGGATACCTACTGGGCGGTGATCCTGCCGCAGACCGCCTTCGGGCTGTCCCTGGCGATCCTGCTGTTCAAGGCGTTCTTCGACCAGATGCCGCGCGAACTCTTCGAGGCCGCGTGCATCGAGGGGTGCAGCTACCTCCGTTTCTTCTGGTCGTTCACGTTGCCCCTGTCCACACCGATTCTGGCCACGGTGGGCGTGTTCGTCTTCGTGCAGAGCTGGAACAACTTCCTGCTGCCGCTGGTGGTGCTCAATGACCGCGCACTCTACACCTGGCCGCTGGGGATGATGCAGTTCCAGGGCGAGTATCTCACCGAGTGGAACATGATTCTGGCGTTCGTAACGCTCTCCATCACGCCGGCGGTGATCTTCTTCCTGGCGGCGCAGAAATACATCGTGGCCGGCCTGACCGGCGGATCCGTGAAGGGCTGA
- a CDS encoding glycoside hydrolase family 43 protein yields MTETIRNPILPGFNPDPSICRVGSDYYIATSTFEWYPGVQIHHSRDLANWQLAARPLERASQLDMRGNPDSCGIWAPCLSHADGVFWLIYTDMKRYEGNFKDGHNYLVTAPAIEGPWSDPVYLNSSGFDPSLFHDTDGRKWLVNLRWDYRPRAGQDRFGGILLQEYDPAEKRLIGPDRIIFTGTAMKLTEGPHLYRRDGWYHLLVAEGGTSYDHAVTMARSRSITGPYEVHPDNPVLTSRYAPDNPLQRAGHADLVETPSGQTWMVHLCGRPLPGTWRSPLGRETALQPVEWCDDGWLRLAHGGNTPALDVPMPDVTPQALPEEEVFRFEEELLPAAFQWLRTPERERIFSLTERPGYLRVFGRESPGSWFEQGLVARRQDSTACSAETEITFEPDDLQQFAGLIAYYNRFKFHYLAVTRGDSGDKVLVVISCNDDWPNGYLDITDADGVVLEPDSPVRLGVDIHEQALRFRYQGSDGAWIPIGPTLDVSLLSDEGNGRAHGYFTGNFLGMAAHDISGRGTPADFAWFRYRRTP; encoded by the coding sequence ATGACGGAGACCATTCGCAACCCGATCCTGCCCGGTTTCAACCCGGACCCATCGATCTGCCGGGTCGGGTCGGACTACTACATCGCCACCTCCACCTTCGAGTGGTACCCGGGGGTGCAGATTCACCATTCGCGGGACCTGGCCAACTGGCAGCTGGCCGCTCGCCCGCTGGAGCGCGCGTCGCAGCTCGACATGCGGGGCAATCCTGACTCCTGCGGCATCTGGGCGCCCTGCCTGTCCCATGCCGACGGGGTGTTCTGGCTGATCTACACCGACATGAAACGCTACGAGGGCAACTTCAAGGACGGCCACAACTACCTGGTGACGGCACCGGCCATCGAGGGCCCCTGGAGTGACCCGGTCTACCTGAACTCCAGCGGCTTCGACCCGTCGCTGTTCCACGATACCGACGGCCGCAAGTGGCTGGTCAACCTGCGCTGGGACTACCGGCCGCGCGCCGGCCAGGATCGTTTCGGCGGCATTCTCCTGCAGGAGTACGACCCGGCGGAGAAGCGCCTGATCGGGCCGGACCGCATCATCTTCACCGGCACGGCGATGAAGCTGACCGAGGGGCCGCACCTGTACCGGCGCGACGGCTGGTACCACCTGCTGGTGGCGGAAGGGGGTACCAGCTACGACCACGCCGTCACCATGGCCCGCTCGCGGTCGATCACCGGCCCCTACGAAGTGCACCCGGACAACCCGGTGCTGACATCCCGGTACGCTCCGGACAACCCGCTGCAGCGCGCCGGCCACGCTGATCTGGTGGAAACGCCGTCGGGGCAGACGTGGATGGTGCACCTCTGCGGCCGGCCGTTGCCGGGGACCTGGCGCTCGCCCCTGGGGCGGGAGACGGCCCTGCAGCCGGTGGAGTGGTGCGACGACGGCTGGCTGCGCCTGGCCCACGGCGGCAATACCCCCGCCCTGGACGTGCCCATGCCGGACGTGACCCCGCAGGCACTGCCCGAGGAGGAGGTCTTCCGATTCGAAGAAGAGCTGCTGCCGGCGGCCTTCCAGTGGCTGCGCACGCCGGAGCGGGAGCGGATCTTCTCCCTGACCGAGCGCCCCGGGTACCTGCGCGTGTTCGGGCGCGAGTCGCCGGGCTCCTGGTTCGAGCAGGGGCTGGTGGCGCGCCGGCAGGACAGCACCGCCTGCAGCGCCGAGACCGAAATCACCTTCGAGCCGGACGACCTGCAGCAGTTCGCCGGGCTGATCGCCTACTACAACCGGTTCAAGTTCCACTACCTGGCGGTGACCCGGGGCGACAGCGGCGACAAGGTGCTGGTGGTCATCAGCTGCAACGACGACTGGCCGAACGGCTACCTGGACATTACCGATGCGGACGGGGTGGTACTGGAGCCGGACAGTCCGGTACGCCTCGGTGTGGATATTCACGAGCAGGCGCTGCGGTTCCGCTACCAGGGGAGCGACGGGGCGTGGATCCCGATCGGGCCGACGCTGGACGTCAGCCTGCTGTCGGATGAAGGCAATGGCCGTGCGCACGGCTATTTCACCGGCAACTTCCTCGGCATGGCCGCCCACGACATCAGTGGCCGCGGAACGCCGGCGGATTTCGCCTGGTTCCGCTACCGCCGCACGCCATGA
- a CDS encoding ABC transporter ATP-binding protein — protein MAEVNLRDIEKTFRDNLTVIPDLNLRVREGSFTVLVGPSGCGKSTLLRMIAGLEPVTQGSIEIGGRDVTDVEPSNRDIAMVFQSYALFPHMTVARNIDFGLRLAKTPAAEREAKLMEAARLLNLEDLLDRKPAELSGGQRQRVAIGRAIVHNPGVFLFDEPLSNLDAALRTKTRVELAELHHRLDATMIYVTHDQIEAMTLADCIVVMNAGRIEQVGSPMTLYKRPETRFVASFIGSPRMNLLDGPVAEAYGATTIGIRPEHLDVDRERGEWEGRVRVVENLGADTFAYVESEQLGSLTVRLEGDSTARSGETLYLTPRHEALHAFDREGRRLPEDTWRPDVASAGSA, from the coding sequence ATGGCTGAAGTCAATCTGCGCGACATCGAGAAGACATTCCGCGACAACCTCACCGTGATCCCGGATCTCAACCTGCGAGTGCGGGAGGGGTCATTCACTGTCCTGGTCGGGCCGTCCGGCTGCGGCAAGTCCACCTTGCTGCGGATGATCGCGGGGCTCGAGCCGGTCACCCAGGGCTCCATCGAGATCGGGGGCCGCGACGTCACCGACGTGGAGCCCAGCAACCGCGATATCGCCATGGTGTTCCAGTCCTACGCGCTGTTTCCGCACATGACCGTGGCGCGCAACATCGACTTCGGGCTGCGCCTGGCGAAGACGCCCGCGGCGGAGCGTGAGGCGAAGCTGATGGAGGCGGCCCGGCTGCTGAACCTGGAGGACCTGCTTGACCGCAAGCCCGCCGAGCTCTCCGGCGGTCAGCGCCAACGGGTGGCGATCGGGCGGGCGATCGTGCACAACCCCGGGGTGTTCCTGTTCGATGAGCCGTTGTCCAACCTCGACGCGGCCCTGCGGACCAAGACACGGGTGGAGCTGGCGGAGCTCCACCACCGGCTCGACGCCACCATGATCTACGTCACCCACGACCAGATCGAGGCGATGACCCTGGCCGACTGCATCGTCGTGATGAATGCCGGGCGTATCGAGCAGGTCGGCTCGCCCATGACGCTCTACAAGCGCCCCGAGACGCGGTTCGTTGCCAGCTTCATCGGCTCGCCGCGCATGAACCTGCTCGACGGGCCGGTGGCCGAGGCTTACGGGGCCACCACCATCGGCATCCGCCCGGAGCACCTCGACGTGGACCGTGAGCGCGGCGAGTGGGAAGGGCGGGTCCGGGTGGTGGAGAACCTGGGCGCCGATACCTTCGCCTATGTCGAAAGCGAGCAGCTGGGGTCGCTGACGGTGCGCCTGGAAGGCGATTCCACCGCGCGCAGCGGCGAGACGCTCTACCTGACGCCGCGGCACGAGGCGCTGCACGCCTTCGACCGGGAGGGACGGCGGCTCCCCGAGGACACCTGGCGGCCGGACGTGGCGAGCGCCGGGTCCGCGTGA
- a CDS encoding aldose 1-epimerase: protein MAIILDNGQLRLTVDPSAGGSVSRFDALTRSGPVPLMRPSSPGERDPMRLALFPLVPWSNRIAGGEVPWRGRRYGLAANRPGEPLPIHGDGWQQPWWVSGQEADWLRLTLRSREQPPFDYQAELIYRLAGTSLVVDLAVTHKGAGSAPYGLGLHPWFPRSADVRLEAPADGVWDVDADQLPSGWRALGADDPWDFRRPAPLPRDRIDNLFTGWDGRARLHWPARGVALEVTADVSHYLVFSPGQDADVFCFEPVSHVVNAHHLGAPEHGLVELHTGERYASRYCFSWVAGGDSGARNAPVA from the coding sequence ATGGCGATCATTCTCGACAACGGTCAACTGCGCCTTACGGTGGACCCCTCCGCCGGCGGCAGCGTCTCGCGGTTTGACGCCTTGACCCGCAGCGGACCGGTGCCGTTGATGCGACCGTCCTCCCCGGGCGAGCGGGACCCGATGCGCCTCGCCCTGTTTCCCCTTGTCCCGTGGTCCAACCGGATCGCCGGGGGCGAGGTGCCGTGGCGCGGCCGGCGCTATGGTCTGGCCGCCAACCGCCCCGGCGAGCCCCTGCCAATCCACGGCGACGGCTGGCAGCAGCCCTGGTGGGTCAGTGGCCAGGAGGCGGACTGGCTGCGCCTCACCCTGCGCTCCCGGGAACAGCCACCCTTCGATTACCAGGCGGAGCTGATCTACCGCCTCGCCGGCACGAGCCTGGTGGTGGATCTGGCGGTGACCCACAAGGGTGCCGGGAGCGCGCCCTACGGGCTGGGGCTGCATCCCTGGTTTCCGCGCAGCGCCGATGTGCGCCTGGAAGCGCCTGCAGACGGGGTCTGGGACGTGGACGCTGACCAGCTGCCCAGCGGCTGGCGCGCCCTGGGCGCTGACGACCCCTGGGACTTCCGGCGACCGGCGCCGCTGCCGCGGGACAGGATCGACAACCTCTTCACCGGCTGGGACGGGCGTGCGCGGCTGCACTGGCCGGCACGCGGGGTCGCGCTGGAGGTCACGGCCGATGTCTCGCACTACCTGGTCTTCTCGCCCGGCCAGGACGCCGACGTCTTCTGTTTCGAGCCCGTCAGCCATGTGGTGAATGCCCACCACCTGGGCGCGCCCGAACACGGGCTGGTGGAGCTCCATACCGGCGAGCGCTATGCGAGTCGCTACTGCTTTTCATGGGTGGCCGGTGGAGATTCGGGAGCAAGGAATGCACCGGTGGCCTGA
- a CDS encoding endo-1,4-beta-xylanase → MPLTRRRFLQAGAALAGLAQLKNVAIVHALERTGLKDAFRGDFLIGTAISNRTLETGDRELLDLIGGEFNAITAENCMKSGQIQPAQGQWEWSLADRFIDFGREHDMTVVGHALVWHSQTPDDLFVTGDGSTVSRDTLKERMDTHITTLMERYRGAVDIWDVVNEAIDEDRGWRRSPWYEIFGDASYMERAFHLAHEIDPSAQLLYNDYNMHDPGKRRFLVDVLQDYRRRNVPIHGVGLQGHVGLDFPDLAEFERSIEAYAAEGMRIHITEVDVDVLPVAWDHTGADIDTDFDYADEYDPYVDGLPQDVQEQLTARYVELFELLLRHRDTIDRVTTWGTYDGESWKNDFPVEGRTNYPLLFDRDREPKPAYDALKVLGNEVGHITR, encoded by the coding sequence ATGCCACTGACACGTCGCCGTTTCCTGCAGGCCGGCGCCGCCCTGGCGGGGCTGGCTCAGCTCAAGAACGTGGCCATCGTGCACGCGCTCGAGCGAACCGGCCTGAAAGACGCCTTCCGCGGTGATTTCCTGATCGGGACCGCCATCAGCAACCGCACGCTGGAGACCGGGGATCGGGAGCTGCTCGATCTCATTGGCGGGGAGTTCAATGCCATCACCGCCGAGAACTGCATGAAGTCCGGCCAGATCCAGCCCGCTCAGGGCCAGTGGGAGTGGTCGCTGGCGGACCGGTTTATCGACTTCGGCCGCGAGCATGACATGACCGTGGTGGGGCATGCCCTGGTGTGGCACTCCCAGACGCCGGACGACCTGTTTGTCACCGGGGACGGCAGCACCGTGTCCCGCGACACGCTCAAGGAGCGCATGGACACCCACATCACCACCCTGATGGAGCGCTACCGCGGTGCCGTGGACATCTGGGACGTGGTCAACGAGGCCATCGACGAGGACCGCGGCTGGCGCCGCAGCCCGTGGTACGAGATTTTCGGCGACGCGAGCTACATGGAGCGCGCCTTCCACCTGGCGCACGAAATCGACCCCTCGGCGCAGCTGCTCTACAACGACTACAACATGCACGACCCCGGCAAGCGCCGCTTCCTGGTCGATGTGCTGCAGGACTACCGGCGCCGCAACGTGCCCATTCACGGTGTCGGCCTCCAGGGCCACGTGGGCCTGGATTTCCCCGACCTGGCGGAGTTCGAGCGCAGCATCGAGGCGTATGCCGCGGAGGGCATGCGGATCCACATCACCGAGGTGGACGTCGACGTGCTCCCGGTTGCCTGGGACCACACCGGCGCCGATATCGACACCGATTTCGACTACGCCGATGAATACGACCCCTACGTCGACGGCCTGCCGCAGGACGTCCAGGAGCAGCTCACCGCGCGCTACGTGGAACTCTTCGAACTCCTCCTCCGGCATCGCGACACGATCGACCGGGTGACCACTTGGGGCACCTACGACGGCGAGTCCTGGAAGAACGACTTCCCGGTGGAAGGGCGCACCAACTATCCGCTGCTGTTCGATCGTGACCGCGAGCCCAAGCCGGCCTACGACGCGCTCAAGGTGCTCGGCAATGAAGTCGGCCATATCACGCGATGA
- a CDS encoding sugar porter family MFS transporter, with protein MQGRTVMGRSLYIFVICCIAALGGFLFGFDSGVINGTVDGLQTAFDSDAAGTGFNVASMLLGCAVGAFFAGRLADRFGRRTLLIVAAIFFLISAWGSGIATGSLEFVVYRILGGMAVGAASVMTPAYISEVAPAAYRGRLATTQQVAIISGLFMAFVSNYVLAHLSGSAVNELWLGFATWRWMFWVELLPAAVFLVALLFIPESPRYLICVGREGEARRVLGLVMPERDVGAKLDEINATLARDRPPRLRDVINQATGRVHGIVWVGIGLAVFQQLVGINVVFYYGAVLWQSVGFSEGDALLINVISGAVSIAACLVTIALIDKVGRRPLLWAGSAGMAMTLVCMAYAFSTATMVDGSLQLGDGMGVFALLSANAYVFFFNASWGPVMWVMLGEMFPNQMRGSGLAVAGLFQWLANFGITMTFPIMLASIGLAGAYGFYAFCAVVSVLFVLRFVKETRGKELEEMAYG; from the coding sequence ATGCAGGGACGTACAGTCATGGGTCGTTCGCTTTATATCTTCGTGATCTGTTGTATCGCTGCCCTCGGCGGCTTTCTGTTCGGCTTCGACAGCGGTGTGATCAATGGCACCGTCGATGGCCTGCAAACCGCCTTTGACTCCGATGCCGCGGGAACCGGCTTCAATGTCGCCTCGATGCTGCTGGGCTGCGCGGTAGGCGCCTTCTTCGCCGGGCGCCTGGCGGACCGTTTCGGCCGCCGCACGCTCCTGATCGTGGCGGCGATCTTCTTTCTGATCAGCGCCTGGGGCTCGGGTATCGCCACCGGTTCCCTGGAGTTCGTCGTCTATCGGATCCTGGGTGGCATGGCCGTGGGGGCCGCCAGCGTGATGACGCCGGCCTACATCAGTGAGGTGGCGCCGGCCGCCTATCGTGGCCGACTCGCCACCACCCAGCAGGTGGCGATCATTTCGGGGCTGTTCATGGCCTTTGTCAGCAACTACGTGCTGGCCCACCTGTCAGGCTCGGCGGTCAACGAACTGTGGCTGGGGTTTGCCACCTGGCGCTGGATGTTCTGGGTCGAACTGCTGCCGGCTGCGGTGTTCCTGGTGGCCCTGTTATTCATCCCCGAAAGCCCGCGCTACCTGATCTGCGTCGGCCGGGAGGGGGAAGCGAGGCGCGTGCTGGGCCTGGTGATGCCGGAACGTGACGTCGGTGCCAAGCTCGATGAGATCAACGCCACCCTGGCCCGGGACCGCCCGCCGAGGCTGCGCGACGTCATCAATCAGGCCACCGGCAGGGTGCACGGTATCGTCTGGGTCGGTATCGGCCTGGCGGTCTTCCAGCAGCTGGTGGGCATCAACGTGGTGTTCTACTACGGCGCGGTGCTGTGGCAGTCGGTGGGCTTCTCCGAGGGGGATGCGCTGCTGATCAACGTCATCTCGGGGGCGGTCAGTATCGCTGCCTGCCTGGTTACCATTGCCTTGATCGACAAGGTCGGACGCCGACCGTTGTTGTGGGCGGGGTCAGCGGGCATGGCCATGACGCTGGTCTGTATGGCCTACGCCTTCTCCACGGCCACCATGGTTGATGGCAGCCTGCAGCTCGGCGACGGCATGGGCGTGTTTGCGCTCCTGTCGGCCAATGCCTATGTCTTCTTCTTCAATGCCTCCTGGGGCCCGGTGATGTGGGTAATGCTCGGCGAGATGTTCCCCAACCAGATGCGAGGTTCCGGTCTGGCCGTGGCGGGCTTGTTCCAATGGCTGGCCAACTTCGGCATCACCATGACGTTTCCCATCATGCTCGCCTCGATCGGCCTGGCGGGGGCCTATGGCTTCTACGCGTTCTGTGCCGTGGTATCGGTGCTCTTCGTGCTGCGCTTCGTCAAGGAGACGCGCGGCAAGGAGCTCGAGGAGATGGCTTATGGATGA